Below is a window of Desulfurobacteriaceae bacterium DNA.
CGGTTCAGTAATTAGGGCAGGTGTTCATAAAGCCCCAGACATAAGAACCGCAGAAGCTGCAAAAGTTATAGAGAACACTCAAAGAGATCTGAACATAGCCCTTATGAATGAACTTGCCCTAATCTTGCACAAGATGGGGGTAGATACAAGAGACGTCCTTGAAGCTGCAGGGACCAAGTGCAATTTTTTAAAGTGCGAACCAGGACTTGTGGGTGGACACTGTATTGGAGTAGACCCATATTACCTGACCTTTAAAGCTCAGGAATTAGGATACCATCCAGAAGTTATCTTAGCTGGTAGAAGAATAAACGATTATATGGGCAAATTTGTTGCGGAAAGTACGGTTAAACAAATCATAAAAGAAGGAAAGCAAATCTTGAATTCCAAAGTTCTAATACTTGGCTTTACCTTTAAAGAAAATATAAGAGATGTTAGAAATACAAAGGTAATAGACATCTACAGGGAGCTAGAAAGTTATGGAGTAAGACCTTATGTTTACGATCCTTACGCTATTCCTGAAGAGGTGAAAGAAGAATATGGAATAGACCTTTTGGAATCTCCTGAAGAAATGGCTCCTTATGATGCCGTAGTAGTTGCTGTAAAACACGAAGAATTTAAAAAACTAACTCCCGAATTTTTCAAAAAGATTTCCGTTTCTAAACCGATTGTTATGGACGTAAAAGGAATTTACAATAGAGAAGAATTTAAAGAAATTATTCTTTGGCGTTTGTAGTAAGTGTTCTATAAGTTTTTATTCTCAAAGATCCAGGAAACGTAAGAGCTAATTTCTTTGGGATAGACTTTTTCTTTACGGGAGAACAGGGCTACTCCAACATGGTAAGAACCTTTGAGACCAAACCAAATGTTCTTTGAAGAAAAGGAATTTATGACGACTTCTTTTATAGTTTCCTCAGCTTCTTCAACCTCTACAAAGAGAATAAAACTGGAAAGATAGTGATCTTCCGGAGCTTTCAAAAGCTTTTTCGAAATCTTCTGAAAAGTAATCCACAGGTGCTTAAATTCATTGATGGTAAGTTTCTGATATTTTTTACCAAAAACGTATAAAAAACTCTTTATTTCGTAATCTTTCATAAAAAAAGTTGTATGCACCAAGCTGGTTTCAAGATGGGCAAAAAAGTCAAAAGTGATTTCTTCTACTTTGAAAGGTTCTATAAATTCACCGTAAGGGAGGAACTTCTTTTTAACTATTTCACTTAACAAAGAGGATTACCTCTTCGCCTTCCTTTCCCTTTAAGAACATTTCT
It encodes the following:
- a CDS encoding nucleotide sugar dehydrogenase, translating into GSVIRAGVHKAPDIRTAEAAKVIENTQRDLNIALMNELALILHKMGVDTRDVLEAAGTKCNFLKCEPGLVGGHCIGVDPYYLTFKAQELGYHPEVILAGRRINDYMGKFVAESTVKQIIKEGKQILNSKVLILGFTFKENIRDVRNTKVIDIYRELESYGVRPYVYDPYAIPEEVKEEYGIDLLESPEEMAPYDAVVVAVKHEEFKKLTPEFFKKISVSKPIVMDVKGIYNREEFKEIILWRL